Proteins encoded by one window of Musa acuminata AAA Group cultivar baxijiao chromosome BXJ2-9, Cavendish_Baxijiao_AAA, whole genome shotgun sequence:
- the LOC135585748 gene encoding uncharacterized protein LOC135585748: MRMDRPQQPSVVAIECVAGSSKAEEWGGDLLQTGDVVEEIKIGGSPAVRSPFKGGKSGVQKLLHSAFKRGDTSIEVRVRRCGGNAAELQACIVPHGPAGRRQYVLRSIRDPNYAVGFVDRMESECIALQGSRSSRVVCALSTCKIQDGYVSYNWEKKMKEFLPVSNSSCFLSMLVLPKALDPVASRYNSLEDTLARANAWLVASQISGVPIDFMDVQTEALLTKISGETASATVNSGSLSDLSSLANASLYGFEDYHGVDIGVVKAARLWYTPSAGELAVDIRLQEGDTKLGFAIGRTEEGFIYIASVDETDDEAAASTRSGLGVLFKQARDSSKLLVISRVSNEKVLPWMVSSAGAIRCFDTISLSQKLSLHRHALKPIRIHVLMWEQASADELGRCKPAAAPSVRFPPLAAELPKNLVADDSSETWPGWDTSGDVSFRFNDTVLS, translated from the exons ATGAGAATGGACCGCCCGCAGCAGCCGTCGGTGGTGGCGATCGAGTGCGTGGCGGGGAGCTCCAAGGCGGAGGAGTGGGGCGGGGACTTGCTGCAGACGGGGGACGTTGTGGAGGAGATCAAGATCGGAGGGTCCCCCGCCGTCCGCTCCCCGTTCAAAGGCGGAAAGAGTGGGGTCCAGAAGCTGCTCCACTCGGCCTTCAAGCGCGGGGACACGTCCATCGAGGTCAGGGTCCGGCGGTGCGGCGGCAACGCGGCGGAGCTCCAGGCCTGCATCGTGCCACACGGCCCGGCCGGGCGGCGCCAGTACGTGCTCCGCTCCATCCGCGATCCCAACTACGCCGTCGGCTTCGTGGACCGCATGGAGAGCGAGTGCATCGCGTTGCAGG GCTCACGAAGCTCGAGGGTGGTATGTGCGCTGAGCACTTGCAAGATTCAGGATGGATACGTATCTTATAATTgggagaagaagatgaaggagtTTCTGCCAGTTTCCAACTCCAGCTGCTTCCTCTCGATGCTGGTTCTTCCAAAGGCATTGGACCCAGTTGCTTCCCGCTACAACTCCCTCGAGGACACCTTGGCCCGTGCAAATGCTTGGCTCGTCGCCTCTCAGATCTCAGGAGTCCCCATAGACTTCATGGATGTCCAGACTGAGGCTCTCCTCACCAAG ATATCTGGGGAGACCGCCTCTGCAACTGTGAATAGTGGATCCCTATCTGACCTTTCGAGTCTCGCAAACGCTAGCCTTTATGGGTTCGAGGACTACCATGGGGTCGACATCGGCGTGGTCAAGGCGGCTCGCCTTTGGTACACCCCATCTGCTGGAGAACTTGCTGTGGATATTAGGCTTCAAGAAGGTGACACCAAGCTGGGCTTTGCAATCGGTCGCACCGAAGAG GGCTTCATCTACATTGCTTCGGTTGACGAAACCGACGATGAAGCAGCAGCTTCAACCCGATCGGGCCTTGGAGTTCTGTTCAAACAAGCAAGAGACTCGTCCAAGCTGCTAGTGATCTCGAGGGTGTCCAATGAGAAGGTCCTCCCGTGGATGGTGTCCTCCGCAGGAGCCATTCGTTGTTTCGACACCATCTCGCTCAGCCAGAAGCTCTCCTTGCATAGGCATGCTCTGAAGCCGATTCGGATTCATGTTCTGATGTGGGAGCAGGCATCGGCCGATGAGCTCGGACGGTGCAAGCCCGCAGCAGCACCTTCTGTCCGGTTTCCTCCACTGGCAGCTGAACTGCCCAAGAACCTCGTTGCGGATGATTCATCCGAGACATGGCCCGGGTGGGACACTTCAGGCGATGTGTCGTTCAGGTTTAATGACACTGTCTTGTCATAG
- the LOC103998491 gene encoding IRK-interacting protein-like — protein MAAMMTYDMKSSNCLGVCIRRNLIFLGTQVIGSEFRYTSSVIAVVRNSIYGRLLTEFRLKRFHDCLGVALPKSCSIVPMPRKIPSSMNSSGGAAAAATQGHGFRRQDIRAALAKAAELRALHAALLQGGNGGSPAVARLPAGVSRPANRFSVFEDYPVFTPAAPDAVILTCSSRRTGSWANTIVTSYDTCREETVDLDVAGGQKNLSDNVKSTRALPTPQQSVKMPVKHGGPILSWVLSKSTRKCKPETPPKTMASDDMSQLLKEWGVSSLESLEEELLHAKENRDAALEEVSEMKSLLAELQQKLHSLEAYCEELKKALKQAVHGKSPQVLYKFKLSKRVKSIRGSRDDLMPVSQEVLVEGFLQIVSECRLSVTHFCETVIHQTRETDDDLSGRLNLFLQPHQMTLTSSNSSKVALCHLEAIVNQSLYQDFENCVFQKNGSPKFLDPRRERQENFSSFVALRNLGWNEVLHKGTKHYSDDFSRFCDRKFSSVAAVLNWSTPWPEHLLRCFLIGAKCIWLLHLLAFSFEPSLMILRVEGNRDFDPIHMEEIPLDGHRAQAPARVRTMVMPGFFVRDRVLRCRVLCRYGSES, from the exons ATGGCCGCTATGATGACATATGATATGAAATCTAGCAATTGCTTGGGTGTATGTATAAGAAGAAATCTCATCTTTCTAGGAACACAGGTCATCGGATCGGAATTCAGGTACACATCTTCTGTGATCGCCGTCGTAAGAAATTCTATCTATGGTCGCTTGCTCACGGAGTTCAGATTGAAGCGGTTCCATGACTGCCTTGGAGTGGCGCTGCCAAAGAGCTGCTCCATCGTGCCCATGCCTCGAAAGATACCGAGCTCCATGAACTCATCTGGTGGTGCGGCTGCTGCTGCTACGCAGGGTCATGGGTTCCGCAGGCAGGACATCCGGGCGGCACTGGCGAAGGCAGCGGAGCTGAGGGCGCTCCACGCGGCGCTGCTCCAGGGGGGGAACGGCGGCAGCCCAGCGGTGGCGAGGTTGCCTGCCGGTGTTTCCCGCCCTGCGAACCGGTTCTCTGTATTTGAAGATTACCCTGTCTTCACGCCG GCTGCTCCAGACGCTGTGATTCTGACGTGCTCGAGTAGACGAACAGGTTCATGGGCAAACACCATAGTCACGTCATACGACACATGCAGGGAGGAAACCGTTGACTTGGATGTGGCCGGTGGGCAAAAGAACCTGAGCGACAACGTCAAGAGCACTCGGGCACTGCCCACCCCACAGCAATCCGTAAAGATGCCCGTAAAACACGGAGGGCCAATCCTTTCatgggttttgtctaaatcaacaAGGAAGTGCAAGCCCGAAACGCCGCCAAAGACGATGGCGTCCGACGACATGTCCCAACTTTTGAAGGAATGGGGGGTTTCTTCACTTGAATCACTGGAGGAGGAGCTCCTCCACGCCAAGGAGAATAGGGATGCTGCCCTGGAAGAAGTTTCAGAGATGAAGTCCTTACTGGCAGAGCTGCAGCAGAAGCTACACAGTTTGGAAGCTTACTGTGAAGAGCTGAAGAAAGCTTTAAAGCAGGCTGTGCATGGAAAGAGTCCCCAGGTTCTATACAAGTTTAAGCTGTCCAAGAGAGTGAAATCCATCAGAGGCAGTCGAGACGATTTGATGCCCGTCAGCCAAGAGGTACTGGTGGAGGGTTTCTTGCAGATAGTCTCAGAGTGCAGGCTCTCTGTCACGCACTTCTGTGAGACAGTCATCCACCAAACCAGGGAAACTGATGACGATCTGTCAGGGAGGCTAAATTTGTTTCTCCAACCACATCAGATGACATTAACTAGTAGTAACTCCTCCAAAGTAGCACTCTGCCATTTGGAAGCCATCGTGAACCAATCTCTGTATCAGGATTTCGAGAACTGTGTGTTCCAAAAGAATGGATCGCCAAAGTTTCTAGATCCCCGGCGAGAGCGCCAGGAGAACTTCTCGTCTTTTGTTGCACTCCGGAACTTGGGCTGGAATGAGGTTTTGCACAAGGGAACGAAGCACTACAGTGACGATTTCAGCAGGTTTTGTGATCGAAAATTTAGTAGCGTTGCTGCGGTGCTGAATTGGTCAACACCATGGCCTGAGCATCTTCTCCGATGCTTCTTGATAGGTGCCAAATGCATTTGGTTGCTCCATCTGCTGGCGTTTTCCTTCGAACCATCGTTGATGATTTTGCGGGTTGAGGGAAACAGGGATTTCGACCCCATTCATATGGAGGAGATTCCATTGGACGGTCACAGAGCACAAGCCCCTGCTCGAGTTAGGACCATGGTGATGCCTGGATTCTTTGTTCGCGACCGGGTGCTGAGGTGCAGAGTTCTCTGCAGGTATGGTTCTGAATCATAA